The Pan troglodytes isolate AG18354 chromosome 7, NHGRI_mPanTro3-v2.0_pri, whole genome shotgun sequence genome has a window encoding:
- the LY6S gene encoding LOW QUALITY PROTEIN: lymphocyte antigen 6S (The sequence of the model RefSeq protein was modified relative to this genomic sequence to represent the inferred CDS: inserted 1 base in 1 codon), translating into MSSLQAMKTLSLVLLVALLSTERAQGLRCYGWLAVLEGASCSMVLCPFLDGVCVSQKVSVFGSKVRGENKLSLLSCQXDVGFPLLKLTSAVVDSQISCCKGDLCNAVVLAAGSPWALCVQLLLSLGSVFLWALL; encoded by the exons ATGAGCAGTCTCCAGGCCATGAAGACCTTGTCCCTGGTCCTGCTGGTGGCCCTGCTGAGCACGGAGAGAG CTCAGGGTCTGCGCTGCTATGGATGGTTGGCGGTCTTGGAAGGGGCCTCCTGCAGCATGGTCTTGTGCCCCTTCCTGGATGGGGTCTGTGTCTCCCAGAAAGTGAGCGTCTTTGGCA GTAAAGTGAGAGGGGAGAACaagctctccctcctctcctgcc AAGACGTCGGATTCCCCCTGCTGAAACTTACAAGTGCCGTCGTGGACTCCCAGATCTCCTGCTGCAAGGGAGACCTCTGCAATGCGGTGGTCCTGGCAGCCGGCAGCCCCTGGGCCCTGTGCGTACAGCTCCTGCTCAGCCTGGGGTCAGTCTTCCTCTGGGCCCTGCTGTGA
- the LY6E gene encoding lymphocyte antigen 6E yields MKIFLPVLLAALLGVERASSLMCFSCLNQKSNLYCLKPTICSDQDNYCVTVSASAGIGNLVTFGHSLSKTCSPACPIPEGVNVGVASMGISCCQSFLCNFSAADGGLRASVTLLGAGLLLSLLPALLRFGP; encoded by the exons ATGAAGATCTTCTTGCCAGTGCTGCTGGCTGCCCTTCTGGGTGTGGAGCGAG CCAGCTCGCTGATGTGCTTCTCCTGCTTGAACCAGAAGAGCAATCTGTACTGCCTGAAGCCGACCATCTGCTCCGACCAGGACAACTACTGCGTGACCGTGTCTGCTAGTGCTGGCATTG GGAATCTCGTGACATTTGGCCACAGCCTGAGCAAGACCTGTTCCCCGGCCTGCCCCATCCCAGAAGGCGTCAATGTTGGTGTGGCTTCCATGGGCATCAGCTGCTGCCAGAGCTTTCTGTGCAATTTCAGTGCGGCCGATGGCGGGCTGCGGGCAAGCGTCACCCTGCTGGGTGCCGGGCTGCTGCTGAGCCTGCTGCCGGCCCTGCTACGGTTCGGCCCCTGA